The window gaatgataaggaaaaaaataaataaattgcagATAAAGCTGAAAGCAAGGGATAGGATGATTTCAAGTGAAAATGGAAACCACAtttctaaatattaaatgataattaatccagaaaaaatatgataaattgaagcaaaaacaaatacagcTGCCATTCTTAAAATCCCAGCAAGGAGAGTAAGAGATTGAGTTGCCATATCTTAAAGGttgaaagcaaaaggaaaacCTCCTTCCTATACTAACAAATAATAACTCCAAACTATTGGCACGCTATTACATGCCACAACTTTCTCTAAACAAATGCATAAGCAGGTCTAAGAAGCAAAATAAGATATCATTCGAAGGGTTTTTCTACAAGGGCAGGGAAAGAGAAAGGGTTCCGTgtgttttaagttttaaagGTTTATACTGGAAAAACCTACAATCAATTAAAGGAGGTgcttaagttttgattttagcTCGAAGAGGTCTGATGCGGTGAACTAGCTTGAGGCTTTTGGGGTGTTTCACTGTAACTAATAATGGGATGAAATGGGTTTCAAAGCGGAGATTTTGAGGATTGAAAGGGTAAAATTACATCCAATTGTGGGTCAAATCCTTGCGTATATCGAAAGAAGTTGGGATATTCTAAACTTCACACGTAGGAATCCAGGCTTCAGGCCCAAGGTCCCTCCTGCTTTGTATCTAGAGTTCGGATTTCCTCATAAAACCCCCAAAAGAagcttttcaaaatttcttaaaatcGGTTTTCCTACCCCATCAACTCCCACCAACTCATTCAATTGTGATATAGCAGCAAAGAAGACACTAACTTCAAAGTATAAACTATAccatgataaaaaatttacaggcAAATTCTGCAGGACTCAGACCAAATATTAGGCATTTCAAATCGGGAAATGAAATCAATATTTTGACGGTACCAACAACTAGAACATGCAGAGAAACATAAGATTAACAGATTGAACAGACAAACAGCATCACTGAAATCTAGCTTAAATAAACCATACCACATATATTTTGGATAGCCGGTAAATGATCCACCAGCCCCCTGACCCCTACCCATCCCTGTCTGCCCAATCTGCGTAGTGCTCGAATAAACATGCTGCAACACTTGCGCAGCCCTATATGCCTCCAATGTTGACTGGCTCCCAACTCCCAATCCCCCCACTTGACTCGTCGCAGTTGGCACCATACTCTGACCGATTACTGGACTGATCATGCCACCACCAACACCTGTGCTCCCTAACAATGCGCTATACAGTGGATTAAACCCAGGATGCTGACCAAACAATGCCAGATTCTGCGCCGCTGCCAAAAACTGCCCTTGAGGCTGTTGATGCACCGGCTGCTGCTGTACCACCTGCTGCATTCCCTGCGCCACATTTTGATTAGTCTTGTTTTTCCCTTCTGTCGCGACCGAGCAACGCAATTGCTGCCCTTCAAATATCTTATGAGGCTCCTCTAATGCCTTTATGGCTCCCTCCACGGTCttataaacaaacaaagcatAACCTCTTGACTTCCCAGTCTCCTTATCAAACCCAATTGGCCCATTCTCAATTTCTCCGAATTTCTCAAAGAAAGCTCTCAACTTTTCCTTATCAGTACTCATTCCTACATTACTCACAAATATCTTCCTCACCCCACCCTCCAATTCCTTCCCTTTGGCCGCCGAGGCCGCATTAGCAGATCCTACAGAAGCCAATTGACAACTAGCCATCCGATCATTAACCATTCTTTTCGTTTCCTTCAACGCAGAGATCGCAGCTTTTCGCGATTTAAACAAGACAAAACCATAGCCTTTTGCTTTACCTGTTGCTTTATCAATTACAACATTGCATTCCTCGATTTCTCCGAAGGCGGCGAAGGCAGATACGAGGTCTTGGCGCGTTGTGTCCCAGGAGAAGCCGTGGACAAAAACATTCCGGTGAGTGACATCGCGGTCGGCGTGTTGATGAATTAGAGAATACAAAGAGGGGTTCTTAATGGCAGAGTTGGTAATTAAGTCGATTAATTGGTCTTTTGTGTAGGGTTCGAGAAGGGTTGAGAGATCGGCAGGGTCTGAAGGGAGGGGTTTGGTTTTTCGTATCTTGAGTTTGGGTTTCTTTAGCGGTTTCTGTTTGGTGGTGGTTTCTGGTTTTTTGGCGGTCTTGAGTTTCttagttttttcggtttttgcCATTACAGATGAGAGATGCTGAGAGGGGAGAGAGGGTGGGGGTGCCAGTGGTCAATTAAATTTGGAGCTTTAATAAATAAGTAACTGTTGTTGTTTGGTAGGTTGTGATTTTAGTCCTTTTTCTGTACGAagtttcaatttagtcattcaattttaaaatcttgtaAATTGAGACTTTGAATTTGCAAATGGTCAATTATACCATTTGTTATATTAGGGTCGTTTCGGATTACgttttaaatgatgttttttaaatatttaattttgttttgtttaaaattattattttatattttttaattcttttgattatttggtattaaaattaatcttttaaatatatattttttaaataaaaaaaatacatgttactTCAAATAGTCATAAAAGCATCTACTGCTGCTGTAGCAGTTCACAGTAAATATTTGTTGATCTAAAAACATGAATACTTTAAAATCCCTCGCATAGGAGATGatattttaattctatattttttaaatatattaaaaatcaatgaataataataataataatattactcGCATgtttagatatatataaaaaaaaagaccgtTTGGGAATACAGTGCAAACCatgttctcaaaaaattttatttgtttttactaaaaattaatttttattttattttggattgttttgatgcattgattttaaaaataatttttaaaaaataaaaaatattattttaatgcatttcggcataaaaaataactgcaaCTACACTTCTAAATAAACCGTGATACTTTGCTAGTATGTATTTCAAATATCttaactattgaaaaaaaattataatgtttcttaataatttgtaaatactttaattttataatatcatcATAATGCAATACTTTGTATAAAACACACAATTGATGAATACtgcaaaggaaaataaaatacaaatgattttaaatttctttattatATGTGTTTTTCGAAGCTAACTCTTGTTTCTCTATATTCTAAAAAGTTTTGTCAAGGATCAAAAAGATagtatcatttatttattttatatgattatctAGTACTCATTTAcatctatataaaaaaggataacaaatatgagaaatatattgaaaaatatttaaaattgtttttgaagtatatttaattatccaagattaatgtattaatttttgattaatctggtaagaataatataaattcgaGGTATTCATGCTTcagtaaataacaattattattattatcattatcattatcaattGTAATTGGTTTCAAAATTACCTAGTCTTGTAAGATAATAAAAAGTTAACTGGGATAGTCTGTTTAATTTAgcatttcaaaattgttttaaaaaaaaattataatgaatttataatatttttaaattattttgatataatagtatcaaaaaatataatttttaatatatttttaaataaaaaataatttttatcatacgTTAAACTTACTAGACATGAACAACAGTGATTATCTCCagttatatattattatctgtATAATTATAATCTGGAAATTTCGACAAAACTGTCCGGGTGGTGTAGTTGGTTATCACGCTAGTCTCACACACTAGAGGTCCCCGGTTCGAACCCGGGCTCGGACATGTTCATTTTCGCTGAGTCCAATAGTTTTCTTAACGTTCCACTCCAatcctctttttaattttttttttccagaagtATCCTTGCATGATCCAAAAGTTGTAACATTATACAGCCCAGCACTAACAGTTCTACCCGTAACATGGTCGAAGAAGTTCTAGCATTAAATAGCCCTCGTGATCGGTAATGTTTTCgaaactgtattttttaaaattttaattttttattttaaattattttttatatttttaaatcgttttgatattaaaaatattttttaaaaattaaaaaatatatatattattttgatatattttcaaataattattttttttaaaaaataactattttcatTTCACAAACAACCTCAAAAATTAAGCTTGATCATGTAGATTAGCAGACATAATTCTATACTTAAGGTTCATTCAATCAGTTGATTAGCAAATTCAGTGGTTGATTATTAGCAAAATTAGCAATGTCAGATAAATGTTCCCTTAGACTGGGCTGTATTAGACCTCCAACAGAGTAGTTGGCACTCCTTGTAAAAGATGACTACGTAGGAAAGGATACATCTAAAAGTGTGTTTGTAATATATGGtggtgtattttttaaaagtgttcttatttaaaaatatattaaatttttaattttttttatattaatatattaaaattattgaaaattactaaaaattattaatttaatgtttttgtaaagaaaaaacacttaaaagcaTAAATGATACATATAAAAGTGTGTTTGTCATTTATggtccataatattttttacttaaaaatatattaaaaaatatttatttaaaaaaattatattagcaagtcaaaatcattaaaaaatactaaaaattattaatttaatatttttttaaaagtgcacAAAGATTACACCAACATCAAGGATATTTAAAGATGAGTTAAGtttcaattttgtaaaattagaatttaattgaggttgaaaatagaaattataaaaacgAGGATCATATTTGACAAGGAACAAAAACTCAAGTCCTGTTTAGAATTTGGTGTAGAAAACTTCATTTTGGTTCCTAAACTTTTATGTTTTCTATCATTTGGCCCCTgtaattttaaagatttatgttttgataccaaacattattttcttcatgtttcaaTCTATAGATATTAAGAGAGGAGAGAATAAGTcaccaagaaaatttaaaaataaaaaaataattggttaaCCATATtccaactacaaaaaaaaatcgatatttGTGTcaatgaatttgtatttttaaaagggTTCAATGGTGGTGATATTTCACTGTTTATCTATTGTTGCAGCATCAAActcatttgttattatttattgtatCTTTAACATacccaatatttaaaaaaaaaaaaaaacaaagtgaaatTGGTATTTTTATGACACACTACTATCAAAGGTAATAGTTGACTTGttcaatttaatctaaaattttagaCAATTAGTTTATtccataatataatattttccttATCAGTTGATCAATTAGGCGACCGTTTCCATAGACTAATTGAGACAGTAGCGAAACTAATTGTTCAATTCACCAAATAGTCGATCGGATCAATTTTTAAATCTATGACTAGTTCAAGTGAAAATTgtacttttttcttcaaaattcactcaaataaattaagtattgtgttatttaagaaatattacATAAAGTGAAACAATTAAATTAGTTACACCATTAACCAAGgcacatgtttatttttaagtaaaaataaatataaaaaaaaaagtacaacaTAATTATAgacatgctaaaaaaaattactttagatagatcatttctatttaatttagatatttacaCATTTTGGatacaaaattatattacaaagcaaaacattcattttttccatttgcatcatttgatttcaaaataaaagatacaaTTACATGATTTATTACTCGAAATGATGCTATAAAATACctaaaagtttatttaatactgaaaatcaatcaattttatatataatgatcAATTACTAttatctcttatatatatatttattgcatcaatttctaaaaaaataatttattctttcaCCCTTGGTCTTACAAATCAATATAATTAACACAAACATAATAATGTCCTCTCTAGCCTAAATTAGACATTTTTCCATTactaaattaattagtttctcTAATTAACCATTAACCAGGGCACTAACTCTGTTAATCAGGATAACTAGCTTATTCAATAGCCCATTAACCAGGGCACTAGTCCTTTAACTAGGATAACTAATTTCTTCACTGATTTCACATTCTTCAAATAAGATCAAgatacatttaaataaaattacgattacaatttaaataacattttaGTTTAAATGTGTCGAGTATTTACTTGATGTCTGAGCATGTGAAATGATTTTCGTTACCGAGTAGGTCCTGCGACCTCTCATGTACTAGCTAGAACAATAtatcattttctatttatacaCCACAAAAGTCAATTTCATTTTCCATGcacatttttatttcttaccaTGTATAAATACTCTTAgataaactcattttttttaattaccaagATCATTTCATTATCCAATCTAATTACTaactaaaaaacacaattttatatgatttggCTATCAATTAATTCAAACAACCCCAAGTATTCAATTTTCATCCATGGTCGGGTTTTCCATCAAGATAGAGGGTAAGTGTTCTTtattaattctataaattaatGACTAACccaattatttttcacatcgaTAAACATTATTCAATCACAAATATATGCATTAAAACAACCCAACACAAAATTTATCATCACATACTACAACACATACAAATTCAAATGTATAAACATTACTCCAAACATATCAATTACCTTAAACAAGTTCCTTACCCCTTAAATAATGGAAAACCAAGGATTAAACTCAAGTGTAACTAAATTCTTCTTCCACTCTTTTCCAATCTTCCACTTCCCTTTCTTAATCCTCTCTTTAATTTTCTAACTCTTCAAAACCTCTTCAACTCACTTAATCTTCTTTCTTTAATCACTACAAAATCTTttcaactatttatttttatcttcaatGTGTAGATTTTCAAGAGTTTAGGTGGAAAATCTCAAGAACCCTAATTTCCTATTTCTCTTATTTATACTGTCAGCCATATGGCATTGTGGAagattttttgttcatttttttctgcCTAATGCTATATTAACTCTATTTTCTTAAAGTTAGAATTTGTCTCCAttcatctcttgttttttttaaaccctATTagttctttccttcttcttaTTTAATGCTtctatttattatattcaatCACACCCCTCCCAATTAATTAcactcttaaaattttattatttttgtccaTTTATCACCAATTTAAAATCACAATATTTCtttatcactataaaattttaacttggtTTTATAGCACCATTCATttcaaacaatgtttttttttttgacatcatacttttagcttttttttttaatcttgttaatattatttttttttcgttttcattTCTCTTGATTTGTATTATCTCCTATTTGCTGAGTTTTCAAGGATATTAGAAGGTgaattgggttttgattttacaaaatcataatttaatttgattgaaaaaacaagGACCATATTTGACAAGGAATAAAAACACATGCCTTGTTTAGATTTTGATGtggaaaacttcaatttaataCCTAAAGTTTACATTTCCTATCATTTAGTCCATGTTGTTTTGGATATCACATTTTAATACAAAActctattttcttcatttatttgatattaagaaataaaagaaaaggccatTGGAAAGTTTTGAGGGGAGAGAAAATGGTTGGAAGACCATATTCTAgtcataaaaaagttaatatttgTGTCAATGAGTTTGTCTTCTCAAGAGGTGTTTAATGATGGTGATGTTTCACAATTCACATGTTATTGAAGTGCCACATTCATTTTCATTATGAATTGcactgtttttattttgaacaatgctctttttttccccatcaaacttgtagttttttcaatttcatcatttgatgttacaatatcatttttttcatttacatttctttttatttgcattattcctaatttgttgagtttttaaggatattaaaaaatgaaatgggttttgattttgaaaaattagaatttaactagagttaaaagtaaaaattaaaaagaatagggACTAGATTtgacaagaaacaaaaacacatgtcctttttatattttgatatggGAAATTTCAGTTTAATCCCTAAAGTTTTATATTGCCTATCATTTGGTCCCTGCTATTTTAAAGATTCATATTTTGATaccaaacttcattttcttcacaTTTTAA is drawn from Populus nigra chromosome 5, ddPopNigr1.1, whole genome shotgun sequence and contains these coding sequences:
- the LOC133695049 gene encoding UBP1-associated protein 2B-like gives rise to the protein MAKTEKTKKLKTAKKPETTTKQKPLKKPKLKIRKTKPLPSDPADLSTLLEPYTKDQLIDLITNSAIKNPSLYSLIHQHADRDVTHRNVFVHGFSWDTTRQDLVSAFAAFGEIEECNVVIDKATGKAKGYGFVLFKSRKAAISALKETKRMVNDRMASCQLASVGSANAASAAKGKELEGGVRKIFVSNVGMSTDKEKLRAFFEKFGEIENGPIGFDKETGKSRGYALFVYKTVEGAIKALEEPHKIFEGQQLRCSVATEGKNKTNQNVAQGMQQVVQQQPVHQQPQGQFLAAAQNLALFGQHPGFNPLYSALLGSTGVGGGMISPVIGQSMVPTATSQVGGLGVGSQSTLEAYRAAQVLQHVYSSTTQIGQTGMGRGQGAGGSFTGYPKYM